One genomic segment of Fervidobacterium pennivorans includes these proteins:
- a CDS encoding DDE-type integrase/transposase/recombinase, which translates to MNNSTLSCPKCGSTSLYKNGHDKYGNQQFLCKLCHHSFKLSHSHKRKNFSFPYPKCTSCGKSMQIYKVHRSFVVFRCRACRTKDRVPFNLPEPVTLIPEKFKYFRFPLFFILKAFVLYMKHNMSYRSLAHSLNIKVSHVTIYKWVIKLCTLFSVLFPTFTIENVFSVHADETVLVFKEQKYYVWLLVDHETNLILCWHVSKYRDMGQVKVLLEKFFGNSKPRNIELITDGLGAYESAVKLLFRNINHVVVPLGKNNQCESKFSLLKDFFRLKRGLKNTKNLAKYIQVFCVVKNLWKTHNGNINLILSHLHSFTTTS; encoded by the coding sequence ATGAACAACTCAACGCTCTCTTGTCCAAAATGCGGTTCCACCAGCTTATACAAAAACGGTCATGACAAATACGGTAACCAACAATTCCTTTGCAAACTCTGCCATCATTCTTTCAAACTCTCCCATTCTCACAAACGCAAAAACTTCTCTTTCCCTTATCCCAAATGCACTTCTTGTGGTAAATCTATGCAAATTTACAAAGTCCATCGCTCTTTCGTTGTCTTCCGTTGTAGAGCTTGTCGTACCAAAGATAGAGTACCTTTTAACCTCCCCGAACCAGTCACCCTTATTCCTGAGAAATTTAAATATTTCCGTTTTCCTCTATTTTTCATCTTAAAAGCTTTCGTTTTGTATATGAAACACAATATGTCTTATCGCTCTCTTGCTCATTCTCTTAATATCAAAGTATCTCATGTCACCATATATAAATGGGTTATTAAATTGTGTACTTTATTCTCTGTACTTTTTCCAACATTTACCATCGAAAATGTTTTCTCAGTTCATGCTGATGAAACTGTTCTTGTGTTCAAAGAACAAAAGTACTATGTTTGGCTATTAGTTGATCACGAAACTAACTTAATTCTTTGTTGGCATGTCTCAAAGTATCGTGATATGGGACAAGTCAAAGTATTGCTCGAGAAGTTCTTTGGTAATTCAAAACCTAGAAACATTGAACTTATTACTGATGGACTTGGTGCATATGAAAGTGCAGTAAAGCTGTTGTTCAGAAATATCAATCACGTAGTGGTACCGCTCGGTAAAAACAATCAATGTGAATCTAAGTTTTCATTGTTGAAAGACTTTTTCCGACTCAAGCGAGGGCTGAAGAATACGAAGAATTTAGCGAAATATATTCAAGTATTTTGTGTAGTGAAGAATCTTTGGAAAACGCACAATGGTAATATCAATCTCATTCTTTCACACTTACACTCTTTCACCACTACAAGTTAA
- a CDS encoding PQQ-binding-like beta-propeller repeat protein, protein MKTRIIFWLTLLFLVSAIVEVGFSALNISGLWADTIFTKNIPDKSGPAIIAKNGGNLLFLAKDGALYEITMAGAVITKGQPSGVVNIVAPPAYISAGSNNYYIIYTTAQGTVQNKLVVHKFNSGSGGVVVKSTGIDNAAYGVNAYLDGSNIIIFFGTMSGKLYKTTYSTSSNDFTTTDTANLAGPIKVPPVLSPSKTELYVLTQNGKFYTVDTTSMFASLKIELGGDFTTPMAMDESGFLYALNMEGIIYKIDPSGSENHARFLSSANSSGPLIDGDGIIYIFGDNGKVVALNSNLVKLGEYTIGQQITTTPAIVKGVDGVTYLIVTSSTTAAGKITILSFDALTGVFTKVWEYTVPSTFPLSAAVNVAPLGALYGDNYYFVTATNNGTVYAWQFNARGPYGIWAKYGQNINNTGFIDSTANAFRTRIYLIAKEGYYGRELSDALFGSTTDYGLLYDATVVDANNNLVSTYRNYRTNERNLAKVIEGIPGSYKLIVNFATPTDAKLLIGRYITPSGGTPPSTDSRFRFRFWKTGPNDYEGSEGDNPATITFRYNDRRLEIFTDATYTFYLYHKYPLQSNAEATQIDYGFFDYNSFRNNPNTAIKTINASPTHAGKTFFAYKWNVYTWNPSESTGYTKKVYYDQDSVTLPLSGPAYLEIFYAELNATVTLLLPEFAYGKTRAYLFLDAATNSVAETIKLKTLQGITIDGIVSEEYAPDVSKLGNLSSVTSNLLQIVLRSFERPLTSTTRVATIALNLMFPERVRFTGVDNSYYMNFFDLYGYAQMLGQEVDPDQLGAKKVFRTNKFLYVVGDFDEDFDVDINDWNKFVLKLGTTVSGTDIIYNIGPREDFRQPYPNYNSYRAGYLTDNTNAVNVEDLYIFASMFGFAVPDSERVR, encoded by the coding sequence ATGAAAACTCGAATAATATTTTGGTTAACTTTGTTGTTTTTAGTTTCCGCAATAGTTGAAGTTGGTTTTTCGGCGCTTAACATTTCTGGACTATGGGCAGACACTATATTCACCAAAAATATCCCCGACAAATCTGGTCCAGCAATCATAGCGAAAAACGGCGGTAACTTACTTTTCCTTGCAAAAGACGGTGCACTCTATGAAATTACGATGGCAGGAGCAGTTATCACAAAAGGTCAGCCAAGCGGAGTCGTAAACATCGTCGCACCACCGGCATATATCAGTGCCGGTAGTAATAACTATTACATTATATATACCACAGCGCAAGGAACAGTACAAAATAAACTAGTTGTACATAAATTTAATTCTGGTTCAGGCGGAGTAGTAGTAAAATCAACAGGTATTGATAACGCAGCTTACGGTGTGAATGCGTATTTAGATGGTAGTAACATAATTATTTTCTTCGGAACAATGAGCGGGAAATTGTACAAAACAACGTATAGTACTTCGAGTAATGATTTTACTACTACAGACACTGCAAACCTTGCTGGACCTATCAAAGTTCCTCCTGTTCTGAGCCCATCAAAAACCGAATTGTACGTTCTTACACAAAATGGTAAGTTTTACACGGTAGATACGACCTCGATGTTTGCTTCCTTGAAGATAGAACTCGGAGGCGATTTCACAACGCCTATGGCAATGGATGAATCAGGGTTCTTGTATGCTCTCAACATGGAAGGAATTATATACAAAATCGACCCATCTGGTAGTGAAAACCACGCAAGATTTTTGTCTTCTGCAAACTCATCCGGACCACTCATTGATGGCGACGGGATTATATACATATTCGGAGATAACGGCAAGGTTGTTGCTTTGAACAGCAATTTAGTAAAACTTGGAGAATACACAATAGGTCAGCAGATAACAACAACACCTGCTATTGTTAAAGGTGTTGATGGTGTTACTTACCTTATTGTTACATCATCTACAACTGCGGCTGGAAAGATAACGATTCTGTCGTTTGATGCCCTTACTGGTGTGTTTACAAAGGTATGGGAATACACTGTTCCAAGCACCTTCCCGCTAAGTGCTGCAGTAAACGTTGCACCACTTGGTGCACTATACGGTGATAACTACTATTTCGTGACAGCTACAAATAACGGCACCGTTTACGCATGGCAGTTCAATGCAAGAGGTCCATACGGAATTTGGGCAAAGTATGGTCAGAACATAAATAACACAGGTTTTATCGATTCGACTGCAAACGCGTTCAGAACCAGGATTTACTTGATAGCAAAAGAAGGTTACTACGGAAGAGAACTTTCTGATGCGTTGTTTGGTTCTACAACTGATTATGGTTTGCTTTACGATGCAACAGTCGTTGATGCCAATAATAATCTTGTAAGTACTTACAGAAATTACAGAACAAACGAAAGAAACCTTGCTAAGGTAATAGAGGGAATACCTGGTTCATACAAACTTATAGTCAACTTCGCAACACCAACTGATGCAAAACTTCTGATAGGAAGATATATCACTCCTAGCGGTGGTACTCCGCCTTCAACAGATTCAAGATTTAGATTCAGATTCTGGAAAACAGGTCCAAATGATTACGAAGGAAGTGAGGGCGATAATCCAGCTACAATAACGTTCCGCTACAACGACAGAAGACTGGAAATTTTTACCGACGCTACTTATACGTTCTATTTGTATCACAAATACCCCCTACAATCTAACGCCGAAGCAACGCAAATCGATTATGGTTTCTTCGATTACAACTCTTTTAGAAATAATCCTAATACAGCTATTAAAACAATAAACGCAAGTCCTACACACGCTGGTAAGACTTTCTTCGCATATAAGTGGAACGTCTACACCTGGAATCCGAGTGAATCAACCGGATACACGAAAAAAGTGTATTATGATCAAGACAGTGTAACACTACCTCTTTCTGGTCCTGCATATCTTGAAATCTTCTATGCCGAGCTTAACGCAACTGTAACACTATTGCTGCCAGAATTCGCCTATGGAAAAACTCGCGCTTACTTGTTCCTCGATGCAGCAACGAATTCTGTAGCGGAAACGATAAAACTGAAAACGTTGCAAGGTATAACTATAGATGGTATCGTTTCGGAAGAATACGCACCAGACGTTTCTAAATTGGGAAATTTGAGTTCTGTGACGTCAAACCTTTTACAAATAGTGTTAAGAAGTTTCGAAAGACCGTTAACAAGTACTACAAGGGTTGCAACAATAGCCCTTAACTTAATGTTCCCAGAAAGGGTCCGGTTTACAGGTGTAGATAATAGTTATTACATGAATTTCTTTGACCTGTATGGTTACGCGCAAATGCTTGGTCAAGAAGTTGATCCTGACCAATTGGGAGCTAAAAAAGTCTTTAGAACAAACAAATTCTTGTATGTTGTTGGTGACTTCGACGAAGATTTTGATGTAGATATAAACGACTGGAATAAGTTTGTTCTCAAGCTTGGAACTACTGTAAGTGGAACAGATATCATTTATAATATAGGTCCTCGTGAAGATTTTCGCCAACCATATCCAAATTACAACAGTTATAGAGCAGGTTATCTAACAGATAATACAAACGCTGTAAATGTAGAAGATCTCTACATATTCGCAAGTATGTTCGGCTTTGCTGTTCCTGATTCTGAACGGGTACGGTAA
- a CDS encoding secondary thiamine-phosphate synthase enzyme YjbQ: MKRYTEYLWFNTSKKRALVHITDKIQEIVEKSGIKEGFCLVSAMHITAGIIVNDNESGLHQDIWEWLEKLAPAGNYKHHWTGETNGDAHLKRILTHHQVILPVTNGKLDLGPWEEIFYAEYDGQRRKRVVVKVIGE; the protein is encoded by the coding sequence ATGAAGAGATACACTGAATACCTTTGGTTTAACACCAGTAAGAAGAGAGCACTCGTCCACATAACTGATAAAATTCAGGAAATTGTTGAAAAAAGTGGCATCAAAGAAGGTTTCTGCTTGGTTTCTGCAATGCATATCACCGCTGGGATAATTGTGAACGACAACGAGTCAGGCTTACACCAAGACATCTGGGAATGGCTCGAAAAACTTGCACCAGCGGGCAATTACAAACATCACTGGACTGGTGAAACGAACGGAGATGCTCATCTGAAGAGAATACTAACCCACCATCAAGTCATCCTGCCTGTAACAAATGGAAAGTTAGACTTAGGTCCTTGGGAAGAGATATTCTATGCAGAATACGATGGTCAACGAAGAAAAAGGGTCGTCGTCAAGGTGATTGGTGAATAA
- a CDS encoding CHASE2 domain-containing protein, translating to MKKLHILNILLTLFMLWAIMFKFEMTEVLDLKISDLFYKMRGEVVISPQVIVVGIDEYSLSTLEIEGDTWPWNRDVYGKLLQKVFEDGAKVVAFDISFTEPMDEETDAYFASTLLMYGNVVLGTYLINDKKTYELFNRKLREKIEQNRTYLDYAYKMKNFREFSLMKPFKVYKIRPVYEPFAVAAYSATYEIGALDSDGTVRRIPLLIVEEWSSENGISSGILPHMNVIACALYLGANPEEMLLDFSKRFVELNGKKVPFDNSGYMHLWYYGKSSSVFKEVPFYDVITGNFEKGMFKDKVVLVGYTATAKGLYDLRITPFSNEEAGVFIHATAIQNILRGDFLKLLSPFCNGVLLVCLMTLLGILANFKNRFVNVVIPTIPVLFASISYILFLKHVYVSTFYPVFGYIVVGSVKLVSDFLSESAEKRKMKEFLYRYVPDRVAQELVSKGELKLGGETRNVVVLFSDIKGFTSISEKMKPEEVVAFLNVYLTRMSEIIRYKYDGTIDKFIGDAIMAIFGAPVSYEDDIERALSCALDMRIALKELNKEYGFNLDSGIGIHYGPAIVGNIGAPFRMDYTCIGDTVNTASRIEHLTRELNAEIIVSEEVVTRTDKFSFEYLGEFAVKGKSEKLKLYKLVGKKHAENKEDRGS from the coding sequence ATGAAAAAGCTACACATTCTGAACATACTGCTGACACTCTTTATGTTGTGGGCAATCATGTTTAAGTTTGAAATGACAGAAGTTTTAGACCTCAAAATCTCCGATTTATTTTACAAAATGCGTGGTGAGGTTGTTATCTCCCCTCAAGTTATTGTCGTTGGAATTGACGAGTATTCACTAAGTACTCTGGAAATCGAGGGTGATACTTGGCCATGGAATCGTGATGTTTACGGAAAGTTACTCCAAAAAGTCTTCGAAGATGGAGCAAAAGTCGTAGCTTTTGATATCTCGTTTACCGAACCAATGGACGAAGAAACAGACGCTTACTTTGCCAGCACGCTCCTTATGTACGGAAACGTTGTTCTTGGAACTTATCTTATAAATGATAAAAAAACATACGAACTATTCAATCGAAAGCTTAGGGAAAAGATAGAACAAAATCGTACGTATCTTGACTACGCATACAAAATGAAAAACTTTCGAGAATTTTCGTTGATGAAACCATTTAAGGTTTACAAAATACGCCCTGTTTACGAACCTTTTGCGGTAGCTGCTTACAGTGCAACCTACGAAATAGGCGCCTTAGATTCGGATGGGACTGTGCGGAGAATACCACTACTCATCGTTGAGGAATGGTCAAGTGAAAATGGAATCTCTTCCGGTATTTTACCACACATGAACGTTATAGCTTGCGCTCTTTATCTTGGGGCAAACCCTGAAGAAATGTTACTTGATTTTTCAAAACGTTTTGTGGAGTTGAATGGTAAAAAAGTCCCCTTTGATAATTCAGGATACATGCATCTGTGGTATTATGGTAAATCATCCAGCGTATTCAAAGAAGTTCCGTTTTACGACGTGATAACAGGAAATTTTGAAAAAGGAATGTTTAAAGACAAAGTTGTGCTTGTTGGATACACGGCAACTGCAAAGGGACTTTATGATTTAAGGATAACCCCTTTTTCAAATGAAGAAGCAGGGGTTTTCATCCATGCAACAGCGATACAAAACATACTGAGAGGTGATTTTTTAAAACTTTTGTCACCTTTCTGTAATGGTGTACTGTTAGTTTGTTTAATGACGTTACTTGGAATCTTGGCGAATTTTAAGAACAGGTTTGTTAACGTAGTAATTCCAACTATACCGGTTTTGTTTGCATCAATATCGTACATCCTTTTTTTAAAACATGTTTACGTATCAACCTTCTACCCAGTATTTGGATACATCGTCGTTGGTTCCGTTAAGCTGGTAAGTGACTTTCTCTCAGAAAGTGCTGAAAAAAGAAAGATGAAGGAATTTCTTTACAGGTACGTTCCAGATAGAGTTGCGCAAGAACTGGTGAGTAAAGGTGAACTGAAACTCGGTGGGGAAACGAGAAACGTTGTGGTTTTGTTTTCGGATATAAAGGGATTTACAAGTATTTCTGAAAAGATGAAACCAGAAGAAGTAGTTGCATTCTTGAATGTTTACTTAACAAGAATGAGCGAGATTATACGTTACAAGTACGATGGAACAATTGATAAGTTCATAGGCGATGCGATAATGGCAATATTCGGGGCACCAGTTTCTTACGAAGATGATATCGAACGTGCTCTTTCTTGTGCCTTGGATATGAGAATTGCTTTGAAGGAACTTAACAAAGAGTACGGATTCAATCTTGACAGTGGGATTGGTATACACTATGGACCGGCAATTGTGGGAAATATCGGCGCACCTTTTAGAATGGATTATACATGCATCGGAGACACGGTAAATACCGCTTCGAGGATTGAGCATCTCACACGAGAACTTAATGCGGAAATTATAGTCTCGGAAGAAGTTGTAACTCGCACTGACAAGTTTTCATTTGAATACCTCGGTGAATTTGCCGTGAAGGGAAAAAGCGAGAAGCTGAAACTTTACAAACTTGTGGGTAAAAAACATGCAGAAAACAAAGAAGATAGGGGGAGTTAA
- a CDS encoding DUF3307 domain-containing protein encodes MSLIFPYLFLGHLFGDYFLQISYIAANKSKNLKVLGLHIILVFLSQVLFIVGKNFDAQSLTMIGILSGIHFLIDLLKFLCKKKFCNTWYYYLFDQSLHVASLLLISSQLTYLEPFLPRTLAVLLSVMIFNGYFVSILVHLITSRGKYQRDYIGYALRMIAPIVYLLNPLFLIIYALFCLIPVFKFNKRGFKFNILNYITTIVSTIILMGVML; translated from the coding sequence ATGAGTCTTATTTTCCCATACCTTTTCCTAGGACACCTTTTTGGAGATTACTTTCTTCAAATAAGTTATATAGCAGCTAACAAGTCGAAAAACTTAAAAGTTCTTGGACTTCACATAATTTTAGTATTTCTTTCTCAAGTTCTATTCATTGTGGGTAAAAATTTCGATGCTCAAAGTTTAACCATGATTGGAATTCTTTCCGGTATTCATTTTTTGATTGATTTACTCAAGTTTTTATGCAAAAAGAAATTTTGCAATACTTGGTATTATTATCTCTTTGACCAATCTTTACATGTGGCATCTTTACTTTTAATAAGCTCGCAGTTAACCTATTTGGAACCTTTTCTTCCAAGAACTTTAGCGGTTCTCCTATCAGTGATGATATTCAATGGGTATTTTGTAAGTATACTTGTACACCTTATAACATCCCGTGGTAAGTACCAACGAGACTACATCGGATATGCACTACGAATGATAGCACCAATTGTTTATCTGCTGAACCCACTCTTTTTAATAATCTATGCACTATTTTGTTTGATTCCCGTTTTCAAGTTCAATAAACGGGGTTTTAAGTTCAACATATTGAACTACATCACAACAATAGTTTCTACGATAATACTTATGGGGGTGATGTTATGA
- a CDS encoding HD-GYP domain-containing protein: MKSSSELIIELSNTKFFLKNDGTFRISGSLPTQDEIYELAMNYSLPINEKLFDMVYELLKAEDLTSVKKKVENFFKSKLHKDVKVIYSEEGSQMDIQNNYASLPIVSKNSGDLGMITLQGSLMLDEVLGLLAFYDSFVSIVEGIIINYRLEQLLKSSLDTLFVALNKRVRLNKGDLDRMEAIASKIAQLEQLSQEEVRLALRIANVGFVGLRDELFERIFTGDFTNEDYREFLKHVDFGYEILKEMDVPHFILDACVYHHEFVDGSGITGLKGYEIPKIALAVGFAEHVVILKWDVSRLQGKYPDTYLAVIDSRGELQ; encoded by the coding sequence TTGAAAAGCTCCAGTGAGTTGATTATTGAGCTCAGTAACACTAAGTTCTTTCTTAAAAACGACGGTACATTCCGAATATCAGGTAGCTTACCAACTCAAGACGAGATTTATGAGTTAGCGATGAACTATAGTTTGCCAATAAATGAGAAACTGTTCGATATGGTGTACGAATTATTAAAGGCGGAAGATTTAACTAGTGTAAAAAAGAAAGTTGAGAACTTTTTCAAATCAAAATTGCACAAAGACGTTAAGGTAATCTATTCAGAAGAAGGTTCGCAGATGGATATTCAAAATAACTATGCCTCTTTACCAATAGTGAGCAAAAATTCCGGCGATTTAGGGATGATAACTTTACAAGGTTCTCTAATGCTCGATGAGGTCTTAGGTTTACTCGCATTTTACGATTCTTTCGTTTCGATTGTAGAAGGCATAATAATAAACTACCGTTTAGAACAACTATTAAAAAGTTCACTTGATACGTTGTTCGTCGCTCTGAACAAACGCGTTCGATTAAATAAAGGTGACTTAGATAGAATGGAAGCTATAGCATCGAAAATTGCGCAACTAGAACAATTAAGTCAAGAAGAGGTACGTCTTGCTCTAAGAATAGCCAATGTCGGCTTTGTGGGTTTAAGGGACGAACTATTTGAAAGAATCTTCACCGGAGATTTTACAAATGAGGATTACAGAGAGTTTCTGAAGCACGTTGATTTCGGCTATGAGATTCTCAAAGAAATGGATGTTCCCCACTTTATTTTGGACGCTTGTGTGTATCATCACGAGTTTGTAGACGGTTCTGGTATAACGGGGTTGAAAGGGTATGAAATTCCAAAAATAGCCTTAGCAGTCGGTTTCGCTGAACATGTTGTAATTTTAAAGTGGGATGTTTCAAGGCTACAAGGCAAATATCCAGATACTTACTTAGCTGTAATAGATTCCAGAGGTGAATTACAATGA
- a CDS encoding sigma-54 interaction domain-containing protein, giving the protein MERIYKIVLDSIIEGVIIVDRDARVLYINKNAQKLLNLPSDIIGKKVDEVVKNTRLHIVVQTGIPEIDQVQHTENAVIITSRIPIKDENGKIVGAVAVFRDITSIRKLAEEITNLKEIEAQLKAIIDSTNDAISVADENGIVRLVNKAYTKITGYSPEDVIGKPATVDIAEGESIHMLIAKLRQPIYNARLKVGPAKKEVIVNATPLFVKGKFKGSVAVVHDVSEILKLTNELEEVKRLIRHMRAQYTFDDIIGDSKLIQIAKEQAKKVAQTPATVLLRGESGTGKELFAHAIHNASPRRNKPFVSVNCAAIPESILESELFGYEEGSFTGALHGGKKGLVEEADGGTLFLDEVGKLPLSLQPKLLRFIETKEYVPVGGRNVKKVDVRIIAATNMELEKMVRNGDFLPDLYFRLNVFPIYLPSLKDRKEDIPKLAVHIVKKLNQQYGRMVEGISPAVIKYIVSKDWPGNVRELENFLGRVMINMGPEERYIELKHLPEDSGLKVEKKEEEFSDIGEKSLKDLVEEYEKKIILSALKQTGGDKVKAAKMLDISIRTLYYKMERYGIDG; this is encoded by the coding sequence ATGGAAAGGATTTACAAGATAGTCCTTGATTCAATAATTGAAGGTGTAATCATCGTTGATAGAGATGCAAGAGTGCTTTACATCAACAAAAACGCGCAAAAACTTTTGAACTTACCTTCAGACATAATCGGCAAAAAAGTTGACGAGGTCGTTAAGAACACACGTCTACATATCGTTGTCCAAACTGGTATCCCTGAGATTGACCAAGTCCAACATACGGAGAACGCGGTGATTATCACTTCGAGAATACCCATCAAAGATGAAAATGGAAAAATCGTAGGCGCGGTTGCAGTCTTTAGGGATATAACAAGTATCAGGAAACTTGCTGAAGAGATAACAAATTTGAAAGAAATAGAAGCCCAGCTCAAGGCGATAATTGATTCTACCAACGATGCAATAAGTGTCGCCGACGAAAATGGAATAGTAAGGTTGGTCAACAAAGCGTACACAAAAATTACAGGATATTCACCAGAGGATGTTATCGGTAAGCCTGCCACAGTCGATATAGCGGAAGGCGAGAGCATACATATGCTCATCGCCAAACTCAGACAACCAATATACAACGCAAGGTTAAAGGTTGGTCCTGCAAAGAAAGAAGTAATCGTGAACGCTACTCCATTATTTGTAAAAGGGAAGTTCAAAGGTAGTGTTGCGGTTGTCCATGACGTTTCAGAGATATTGAAACTAACAAACGAACTTGAAGAAGTGAAAAGGTTAATCCGTCATATGCGTGCACAATATACATTTGATGATATCATAGGAGATAGTAAATTAATTCAAATCGCGAAAGAGCAAGCAAAGAAAGTTGCCCAAACACCGGCAACAGTGCTTCTAAGGGGAGAGAGTGGAACAGGTAAAGAGCTTTTTGCACATGCGATTCACAACGCAAGTCCGAGAAGAAACAAGCCATTTGTTAGTGTGAACTGTGCAGCTATACCAGAAAGCATTTTGGAATCAGAGCTCTTCGGGTACGAAGAAGGTTCGTTTACAGGGGCACTACATGGTGGTAAAAAGGGACTTGTAGAAGAAGCCGATGGTGGTACGTTGTTCCTCGATGAAGTTGGAAAATTGCCTTTGTCTTTGCAACCCAAATTGCTGAGATTTATCGAAACGAAAGAATATGTCCCTGTTGGTGGAAGAAACGTGAAAAAGGTTGATGTGAGAATCATTGCTGCAACGAATATGGAACTCGAGAAAATGGTAAGAAACGGGGACTTCTTACCCGATTTGTATTTCAGACTCAATGTGTTCCCAATATATCTACCTTCCCTAAAAGATAGAAAAGAAGATATTCCCAAGCTTGCTGTCCATATTGTGAAAAAGCTCAATCAACAATACGGAAGAATGGTAGAAGGCATAAGCCCAGCGGTGATAAAGTACATCGTTTCAAAAGATTGGCCCGGGAATGTGAGAGAACTTGAAAACTTCCTTGGCAGGGTTATGATAAACATGGGACCTGAGGAAAGATATATCGAACTCAAACATCTTCCAGAAGATAGCGGCTTAAAGGTTGAAAAGAAAGAGGAAGAGTTTTCGGACATAGGTGAAAAGTCTCTCAAAGACTTAGTTGAGGAATACGAAAAAAAGATTATCCTTTCGGCATTAAAACAAACAGGTGGAGATAAAGTAAAAGCCGCAAAGATGCTTGATATAAGTATTAGGACGTTGTATTACAAAATGGAGCGGTATGGAATAGATGGTTAG
- a CDS encoding MFS transporter, translated as MRNLENLYPMLVIFSYSLVLNSMPPLLSSFRELFNISIALSSFLPFFSLAGTVISNIFTGIFLNKLGIKRALLTGYFLTIVGALIVAFSGNYLLSILGLFIFGLSTGFGFTGSTTLLSQAKNPNFGFYHGAYGIGGILAPFCISWATKNFGDFRNVYLMYAIMFLLLTLYTVIKTFPILQNSLGGFSLKGISNAFRDTHFSTFLLLLILYSSVEIGVITWAGIVMKNVIISSYVAYALFWLAFTLSRFFTDFLEKVMSSLLRTNAIILGFTVFLFFWLRNPLFFALSGFFFGPLFPYMQKNALGKIKKEHLTLFNGATYAFTSLGGSVVSMLMGMVIERNIFLALIVPLVILTSMELISLKTGKIK; from the coding sequence GTGAGGAATTTGGAGAATCTTTATCCCATGCTCGTCATATTCTCTTATTCACTTGTCTTAAACTCAATGCCGCCGTTGTTAAGTTCGTTTAGGGAACTGTTTAACATTTCGATAGCGTTATCTTCTTTCTTGCCATTCTTTTCTTTGGCAGGTACTGTAATTTCCAACATCTTCACAGGTATTTTTCTCAACAAACTGGGCATCAAACGAGCGTTGCTTACAGGTTACTTTTTAACAATTGTAGGAGCTCTTATAGTTGCTTTCTCCGGTAACTATTTACTTTCAATCCTTGGACTCTTTATATTCGGACTTTCAACTGGATTTGGATTCACAGGTTCGACAACACTTCTTTCGCAAGCTAAAAATCCTAATTTTGGATTTTACCATGGAGCTTATGGAATTGGAGGTATACTTGCGCCGTTTTGTATATCCTGGGCGACGAAAAATTTTGGTGATTTCAGAAACGTTTATCTAATGTATGCGATAATGTTTCTGCTGTTGACTTTATACACAGTTATAAAAACTTTCCCTATACTTCAAAATTCGCTAGGTGGGTTCTCGTTAAAAGGCATATCAAATGCGTTCAGGGATACACATTTTTCAACATTCTTGTTACTTCTCATACTGTACTCCTCTGTTGAAATAGGTGTGATAACGTGGGCTGGGATAGTTATGAAAAATGTCATCATTTCTTCTTATGTTGCTTACGCGCTCTTTTGGCTCGCATTTACACTCAGTAGGTTCTTTACAGATTTCTTAGAAAAGGTTATGTCATCACTTTTAAGAACCAATGCGATAATTTTGGGGTTTACCGTGTTTCTCTTCTTTTGGTTAAGAAATCCTCTCTTCTTTGCTCTTTCTGGTTTTTTCTTCGGTCCACTTTTTCCTTACATGCAAAAGAACGCACTTGGCAAGATAAAGAAAGAACATCTCACATTATTCAATGGTGCAACGTATGCCTTCACCTCGCTTGGAGGTAGTGTTGTTAGCATGCTCATGGGAATGGTAATAGAACGAAACATCTTTTTGGCTTTGATTGTGCCGTTAGTCATCCTTACTTCGATGGAATTGATAAGTTTAAAAACAGGAAAAATAAAGTGA